The following proteins are encoded in a genomic region of Populus nigra chromosome 16, ddPopNigr1.1, whole genome shotgun sequence:
- the LOC133675050 gene encoding probable glutathione S-transferase, with protein sequence MAGAVKLIGSYTSLFCTRVEWALKLKGVQYEYVEDDVFNKSPLLLKHNPVHKKVPVLVHDDKPIPESLVILQYIDETWNDNNLLPQDSYERAMAHFWAKFTDEKCLMESFTAAYKEGEEKEKAIESAQESFAFLEKLIQGKKFFSGDDKIGYLDLAMGWIPLCLDIIEEVGDMKLVDAEKFPSLLEWAQNFSEIPLIKERLPPRDALFNYFHKIVGLKRSKKH encoded by the exons ATGGCAGGAGCGGTGAAACTGATTGGATCTTATACAAGCCTGTTCTGCACAAGGGTTGAATGGGCTTTGAAGCTTAAAGGAGTGCAATACGAGTACGTTGAAGATGATGTATTCAATAAAAGTCCCCTTCTTCTTAAGCACAACCCTGTTCACAAGAAGGTCCCCGTTCTTGTCCATGATGACAAACCAATTCCTGAGTCACTCGTCATCCTTCAATACATCGATGAGACATGGAATGATAATAACTTGCTGCCTCAAGATTCGTATGAGAGAGCCATGGCTCATTTTTGGGCTAAATTTACTGACGAGAAG TGTCTGATGGAATCATTTACGGCTGCCTAtaaagagggagaagaaaaggagaaggccATAGAGTCTGCACAAGAATCATTTGCGTTTCTTGAGAAGCTGATTCAAGGGAAGAAATTCTTCAGTGGAGATGATAAGATAGGTTATTTAGATCTAGCAATGGGCTGGATTCCCCTCTGTCTTGATATTATAGAAGAAGTTGGAGACATGAAACTGGTTGATGCTGAGAAGTTCCCATCTCTTCTTGAATGGGCTCAGAACTTCTCTGAAATCCCACTCATCAAAGAACGTCTTCCACCAAGAGATGCGCTCTTCAACTACTTCCATAAAATTGTAGGCTTAAAGCGTTCAAAAAAGCATTAA
- the LOC133675549 gene encoding alpha-1,3-arabinosyltransferase XAT2-like isoform X5, whose amino-acid sequence MTQVALCKWTKDAEIITINDASSSQEAVAREMVRNDKKLINDTGSSRQTVNEIVIKDSLIVNDTSSSQQIATDADAATMNEKIELRCNIMGRSEFCEIKGDIRIDGNSSTAFIVSSESDILTAENTSWSIRPYARKEALGEKDFARKWSVKLVTDRPDIPRCTRNHSVPAILFSVGGYSGNFFHAFTDIIVPLYSTAQPFNREVQFLITNRKSSWIAKFKTLLEALSRYEIIDIDDRHDMHCFQSLTIGLKGRNNKELSIDSSTSPYSMKDFTQFLRRWYSLKKITAAKIRDGDKRKPRLLIISRKRSRAFTNVGEIAELAESLSYQVIVAEPGPDVSGFAKIINSCDVVMGVHGAGLTNIVFLPENAILIQVVPFGRVEWASRVSFEDPAKDMNIRYLDYKIKVEESTLIQQYPADHVVLRDPSVIGKQGWLAFRSIYLDKQNVTLDVNRFRPTLVKALELLHQ is encoded by the exons ATGACACAAGTAGCTCTTTGCAAATGGACAAAG GATGCAGAAATTATTACAATCAATGATGCAAGCAGCTCTCAGGAGGCAGTAGCTAGGG AAATGGTTAGAAATGATAAGAAATTGATCAATGATACTGGCAGCTCCAGGCAAACAGTCAATG AAATTGTGATTAAAGATTCCCTGATTGTCAATGATACAAGTAGCTCTCAGCAAATAGCTACTG ATGCAGATGCTGCAACAATGAATGAAAAGATCGAGCTGCGCTGCAATATCATGGGAAGATCAGAGTTCTGCGAGATAAAAGGGGACATCAGGATTGATGGAAATTCCTCCACTGCTTTCATTGTCTCATCTGAATCCGATATCTTGACAGCAGAAAACACCTCATGGAGTATTAGGCCTTATGCGCGAAAAGAAGCTCTAGGGGAAAAGGATTTTGCTAGGAAATGGTCAGTAAAACTTGTAACTGATCGCCCAGATATCCCTCGATGCACTCGTAATCACAGTGTTCCTGCAATCCTTTTCTCTGTTGGGGGATATTCAGGAAACTTTTTCCATGCCTTCACTGATATAATTGTCCCACTTTACTCAACTGCTCAACCTTTTAATAGAGAAGTACAATTTCTCATTACCAACAGAAAATCTTCGTGGATTGCAAAGTTCAAAACATTATTGGAGGCACTGTCTAGATATGAGATCATAGACATCGATGACAGACATGATATGCATTGCTTCCAGAGCCTAACAATTGGCCTTAAAGGTCGAAACAACAAAGAGCTCAGTATCGATTCTTCCACCTCTCCATATTCTATGAAGGACTTTACGCAGTTTTTAAGAAGATGGTATTCCTTAAAGAAAATAACAGCAGCCAAAATCAGGGATGGCGATAAGAGAAAGCCTCGGCTTCTAATCATTTCAAGAAAGAGATCAAGAGCTTTCACAAATGTTGGTGAAATTGCTGAACTGGCAGAAAGCTTGAGCTACCAAGTAATTGTCGCAGAGCCTGGGCCAGATGTATCAGGATTTGCAAAAATCATCAACTCTTGTGATGTAGTGATGGGAGTTCATGGTGCTGGCCTAACCAACATTGTTTTCCTTCCTGAAAATGCAATCTTGATTCAAGTAGTTCCATTTGGAAGGGTAGAATGGGCGTCAAGAGTTTCCTTTGAAGACCCTGCAAAGGACATGAACATAAGGTACTTGGACTACAAAATTAAGGTAGAAGAGAGCACTTTGATACAGCAATACCCAGCCGACCATGTAGTTTTAAGGGATCCCTCTGTAATCGGGAAACAGGGTTGGTTGGCATTTCGTTCAATATACTTGGACAAGCAAAATGTAACGCTAGATGTGAATAGGTTTAGACCCACTTTGGTAAAAGCTTTAGAACTTTTGCATCAGTGA
- the LOC133675322 gene encoding uncharacterized protein LOC133675322 isoform X2 translates to MLVPLFNLAPNLTVSRLCLGTMTFGEQNSLPQSFGLLDEAFNAGINFFDSAEMYPVPQRAETQGRSEEYLGRWIKRRKIPRDRIVLATKVAGPSGRMAWIRGGPKCLDSRNITDAIDSSLKRMQVDYIDLYQIHWPDRYVPMFGETEYDPTRQFCSVGIEEQLDALGRAVAAGKIRYIGVSNETPYGVMKFSQVADRVAHYPKIVSVQNSYNLLCRTFDAGIAECCHHEGINLLAYSPLAMGILSGKYFAADGGPVDARLNVFKGMYSEGESRYNLSNNIIKAAALEYLAIAKKYGLHPVSLAIASNLP, encoded by the exons ATGCTTGTTCCTCTCTTCAACCTCGCTCCTAATTTGACAGTTTCAAGACTCTgcttag GAACAATGACTTTCGGTGAACAGAACTCGCTGCCTCAATCCTTTGGCCTTCTTGACGAAGCCTTCAATGCCGGCATCAACTTCTTCGACTCTGCTGAAAT GTATCCGGTACCTCAACGTGCTGAGACTCAGGGAAGGAGCGAAGAGTACCTTGGCCGTTGGATTAAACGAAGGAAAATTCCGAGGGATCGCATTGTCTTAGCAACAAAGGTTGCTGGACCTTCCGGCCGAATGGCTTGGATTCGAGGCGGGCCCAAGTGTCTGGACTCTAGGAATATCACTGACGCCATTGACAGTAG CTTGAAGAGAATGCAGGTTGACTACATTGATCTTTACCAAATTCATTGGCCTGATCG cTATGTTCCGATGTTTGGAGAAACTGAGTATGATCCCACCCGTCAGTTCTGTTCGGTTGGTATAGAGGAACAACTCGATGCTCTAGGCAGAGCTGTTGCTGCAGGGAAA ATCAGATACATTGGAGTCAGTAATGAAACACCATATGGTGTAATGAAGTTCAGTCAAGTTGCTGACAGAGTTGCGCATTATCCGAAAATAGTATCTGTGCAG AACTCCTACAACTTGCTCTGCCGAACTTTTGATGCTGGAATAGCTGAGTGCTGTCACCATGAAGG GATCAATTTATTGGCATACAGTCCCCTGGCAATGGGCATACTTTCTGGGAAGTATTTTGCAGCTGATGGGGGTCCAGTAGATGCgcgattaaatgtttttaaag GAATGTATTCAGAAGGGGAGTCAAGGTACAACCTCTCCAATAACATCATAAAAGCTGCTGCCTTA GAATATCTTGCCATTGCAAAAAAATATGGTCTTCATCCTGTATCTCTTGCTATTG CTTCAAATCTGCCTTAA
- the LOC133675549 gene encoding beta-1,2-xylosyltransferase XYXT1-like isoform X3, which produces MMYDNLLTRSFSKHERKKLGYGALAACLLITLSFFIVLNPYLGPLPLLNFMLSTGDDQKLFAVNDTSSSLQMDKEIITINDASSSQEAVARDAEMVRNDKKLINDTGSSRQTVNEIVIKDSLIVNDTSSSQQIATDAATMNEKIELRCNIMGRSEFCEIKGDIRIDGNSSTAFIVSSESDILTAENTSWSIRPYARKEALGEKDFARKWSVKLVTDRPDIPRCTRNHSVPAILFSVGGYSGNFFHAFTDIIVPLYSTAQPFNREVQFLITNRKSSWIAKFKTLLEALSRYEIIDIDDRHDMHCFQSLTIGLKGRNNKELSIDSSTSPYSMKDFTQFLRRWYSLKKITAAKIRDGDKRKPRLLIISRKRSRAFTNVGEIAELAESLSYQVIVAEPGPDVSGFAKIINSCDVVMGVHGAGLTNIVFLPENAILIQVVPFGRVEWASRVSFEDPAKDMNIRYLDYKIKVEESTLIQQYPADHVVLRDPSVIGKQGWLAFRSIYLDKQNVTLDVNRFRPTLVKALELLHQ; this is translated from the exons ATGATGTATGATAATTTACTTACCAGAAGCTTTAGCAAGCATGAGCGAAAGAAATTGGGGTATGGGGCGTTGGCTGCGTGCCTGCTCATTACGTTGAGTTTTTTCATCGTCTTGAACCCTTATTTGGGTCCTCTACCACTTT TGAATTTCATGCTATCAACGGGGGATGATCAGAAACTATTTGCTGTAAATGACACAAGTAGCTCTTTGCAAATGGACAAAG AAATTATTACAATCAATGATGCAAGCAGCTCTCAGGAGGCAGTAGCTAGGG ATGCAGAAATGGTTAGAAATGATAAGAAATTGATCAATGATACTGGCAGCTCCAGGCAAACAGTCAATG AAATTGTGATTAAAGATTCCCTGATTGTCAATGATACAAGTAGCTCTCAGCAAATAGCTACTG ATGCTGCAACAATGAATGAAAAGATCGAGCTGCGCTGCAATATCATGGGAAGATCAGAGTTCTGCGAGATAAAAGGGGACATCAGGATTGATGGAAATTCCTCCACTGCTTTCATTGTCTCATCTGAATCCGATATCTTGACAGCAGAAAACACCTCATGGAGTATTAGGCCTTATGCGCGAAAAGAAGCTCTAGGGGAAAAGGATTTTGCTAGGAAATGGTCAGTAAAACTTGTAACTGATCGCCCAGATATCCCTCGATGCACTCGTAATCACAGTGTTCCTGCAATCCTTTTCTCTGTTGGGGGATATTCAGGAAACTTTTTCCATGCCTTCACTGATATAATTGTCCCACTTTACTCAACTGCTCAACCTTTTAATAGAGAAGTACAATTTCTCATTACCAACAGAAAATCTTCGTGGATTGCAAAGTTCAAAACATTATTGGAGGCACTGTCTAGATATGAGATCATAGACATCGATGACAGACATGATATGCATTGCTTCCAGAGCCTAACAATTGGCCTTAAAGGTCGAAACAACAAAGAGCTCAGTATCGATTCTTCCACCTCTCCATATTCTATGAAGGACTTTACGCAGTTTTTAAGAAGATGGTATTCCTTAAAGAAAATAACAGCAGCCAAAATCAGGGATGGCGATAAGAGAAAGCCTCGGCTTCTAATCATTTCAAGAAAGAGATCAAGAGCTTTCACAAATGTTGGTGAAATTGCTGAACTGGCAGAAAGCTTGAGCTACCAAGTAATTGTCGCAGAGCCTGGGCCAGATGTATCAGGATTTGCAAAAATCATCAACTCTTGTGATGTAGTGATGGGAGTTCATGGTGCTGGCCTAACCAACATTGTTTTCCTTCCTGAAAATGCAATCTTGATTCAAGTAGTTCCATTTGGAAGGGTAGAATGGGCGTCAAGAGTTTCCTTTGAAGACCCTGCAAAGGACATGAACATAAGGTACTTGGACTACAAAATTAAGGTAGAAGAGAGCACTTTGATACAGCAATACCCAGCCGACCATGTAGTTTTAAGGGATCCCTCTGTAATCGGGAAACAGGGTTGGTTGGCATTTCGTTCAATATACTTGGACAAGCAAAATGTAACGCTAGATGTGAATAGGTTTAGACCCACTTTGGTAAAAGCTTTAGAACTTTTGCATCAGTGA
- the LOC133675322 gene encoding uncharacterized protein LOC133675322 isoform X1 translates to MLVPLFNLAPNLTVSRLCLGTMTFGEQNSLPQSFGLLDEAFNAGINFFDSAEMYPVPQRAETQGRSEEYLGRWIKRRKIPRDRIVLATKVAGPSGRMAWIRGGPKCLDSRNITDAIDSSLKRMQVDYIDLYQIHWPDRYVPMFGETEYDPTRQFCSVGIEEQLDALGRAVAAGKIRYIGVSNETPYGVMKFSQVADRVAHYPKIVSVQNSYNLLCRTFDAGIAECCHHEGINLLAYSPLAMGILSGKYFAADGGPVDARLNVFKGMYSEGESRYNLSNNIIKAAALEYLAIAKKYGLHPVSLAIAFVLKHPLVASAIFGATKSWQLHEVLKACMIELTPEIIAEINNIHARIPNPCP, encoded by the exons ATGCTTGTTCCTCTCTTCAACCTCGCTCCTAATTTGACAGTTTCAAGACTCTgcttag GAACAATGACTTTCGGTGAACAGAACTCGCTGCCTCAATCCTTTGGCCTTCTTGACGAAGCCTTCAATGCCGGCATCAACTTCTTCGACTCTGCTGAAAT GTATCCGGTACCTCAACGTGCTGAGACTCAGGGAAGGAGCGAAGAGTACCTTGGCCGTTGGATTAAACGAAGGAAAATTCCGAGGGATCGCATTGTCTTAGCAACAAAGGTTGCTGGACCTTCCGGCCGAATGGCTTGGATTCGAGGCGGGCCCAAGTGTCTGGACTCTAGGAATATCACTGACGCCATTGACAGTAG CTTGAAGAGAATGCAGGTTGACTACATTGATCTTTACCAAATTCATTGGCCTGATCG cTATGTTCCGATGTTTGGAGAAACTGAGTATGATCCCACCCGTCAGTTCTGTTCGGTTGGTATAGAGGAACAACTCGATGCTCTAGGCAGAGCTGTTGCTGCAGGGAAA ATCAGATACATTGGAGTCAGTAATGAAACACCATATGGTGTAATGAAGTTCAGTCAAGTTGCTGACAGAGTTGCGCATTATCCGAAAATAGTATCTGTGCAG AACTCCTACAACTTGCTCTGCCGAACTTTTGATGCTGGAATAGCTGAGTGCTGTCACCATGAAGG GATCAATTTATTGGCATACAGTCCCCTGGCAATGGGCATACTTTCTGGGAAGTATTTTGCAGCTGATGGGGGTCCAGTAGATGCgcgattaaatgtttttaaag GAATGTATTCAGAAGGGGAGTCAAGGTACAACCTCTCCAATAACATCATAAAAGCTGCTGCCTTA GAATATCTTGCCATTGCAAAAAAATATGGTCTTCATCCTGTATCTCTTGCTATTG CCTTTGTTTTGAAACACCCTCTTGTTGCAAGCGCAATATTTGGAGCCACCAAATCATGGCAGCTCCATGAGGTTCTTAAAGCATGTATGATTGAGCTTACACCTGAAATAATTGCAGAAATCAACAACATTCATGCAAGGATCCCTAATCCATGCCCCTga
- the LOC133675549 gene encoding beta-1,2-xylosyltransferase XYXT1-like isoform X2 has protein sequence MMYDNLLTRSFSKHERKKLGYGALAACLLITLSFFIVLNPYLGPLPLLNFMLSTGDDQKLFAVNDTSSSLQMDKEIITINDASSSQEAVAREMVRNDKKLINDTGSSRQTVNEIVIKDSLIVNDTSSSQQIATDADAATMNEKIELRCNIMGRSEFCEIKGDIRIDGNSSTAFIVSSESDILTAENTSWSIRPYARKEALGEKDFARKWSVKLVTDRPDIPRCTRNHSVPAILFSVGGYSGNFFHAFTDIIVPLYSTAQPFNREVQFLITNRKSSWIAKFKTLLEALSRYEIIDIDDRHDMHCFQSLTIGLKGRNNKELSIDSSTSPYSMKDFTQFLRRWYSLKKITAAKIRDGDKRKPRLLIISRKRSRAFTNVGEIAELAESLSYQVIVAEPGPDVSGFAKIINSCDVVMGVHGAGLTNIVFLPENAILIQVVPFGRVEWASRVSFEDPAKDMNIRYLDYKIKVEESTLIQQYPADHVVLRDPSVIGKQGWLAFRSIYLDKQNVTLDVNRFRPTLVKALELLHQ, from the exons ATGATGTATGATAATTTACTTACCAGAAGCTTTAGCAAGCATGAGCGAAAGAAATTGGGGTATGGGGCGTTGGCTGCGTGCCTGCTCATTACGTTGAGTTTTTTCATCGTCTTGAACCCTTATTTGGGTCCTCTACCACTTT TGAATTTCATGCTATCAACGGGGGATGATCAGAAACTATTTGCTGTAAATGACACAAGTAGCTCTTTGCAAATGGACAAAG AAATTATTACAATCAATGATGCAAGCAGCTCTCAGGAGGCAGTAGCTAGGG AAATGGTTAGAAATGATAAGAAATTGATCAATGATACTGGCAGCTCCAGGCAAACAGTCAATG AAATTGTGATTAAAGATTCCCTGATTGTCAATGATACAAGTAGCTCTCAGCAAATAGCTACTG ATGCAGATGCTGCAACAATGAATGAAAAGATCGAGCTGCGCTGCAATATCATGGGAAGATCAGAGTTCTGCGAGATAAAAGGGGACATCAGGATTGATGGAAATTCCTCCACTGCTTTCATTGTCTCATCTGAATCCGATATCTTGACAGCAGAAAACACCTCATGGAGTATTAGGCCTTATGCGCGAAAAGAAGCTCTAGGGGAAAAGGATTTTGCTAGGAAATGGTCAGTAAAACTTGTAACTGATCGCCCAGATATCCCTCGATGCACTCGTAATCACAGTGTTCCTGCAATCCTTTTCTCTGTTGGGGGATATTCAGGAAACTTTTTCCATGCCTTCACTGATATAATTGTCCCACTTTACTCAACTGCTCAACCTTTTAATAGAGAAGTACAATTTCTCATTACCAACAGAAAATCTTCGTGGATTGCAAAGTTCAAAACATTATTGGAGGCACTGTCTAGATATGAGATCATAGACATCGATGACAGACATGATATGCATTGCTTCCAGAGCCTAACAATTGGCCTTAAAGGTCGAAACAACAAAGAGCTCAGTATCGATTCTTCCACCTCTCCATATTCTATGAAGGACTTTACGCAGTTTTTAAGAAGATGGTATTCCTTAAAGAAAATAACAGCAGCCAAAATCAGGGATGGCGATAAGAGAAAGCCTCGGCTTCTAATCATTTCAAGAAAGAGATCAAGAGCTTTCACAAATGTTGGTGAAATTGCTGAACTGGCAGAAAGCTTGAGCTACCAAGTAATTGTCGCAGAGCCTGGGCCAGATGTATCAGGATTTGCAAAAATCATCAACTCTTGTGATGTAGTGATGGGAGTTCATGGTGCTGGCCTAACCAACATTGTTTTCCTTCCTGAAAATGCAATCTTGATTCAAGTAGTTCCATTTGGAAGGGTAGAATGGGCGTCAAGAGTTTCCTTTGAAGACCCTGCAAAGGACATGAACATAAGGTACTTGGACTACAAAATTAAGGTAGAAGAGAGCACTTTGATACAGCAATACCCAGCCGACCATGTAGTTTTAAGGGATCCCTCTGTAATCGGGAAACAGGGTTGGTTGGCATTTCGTTCAATATACTTGGACAAGCAAAATGTAACGCTAGATGTGAATAGGTTTAGACCCACTTTGGTAAAAGCTTTAGAACTTTTGCATCAGTGA
- the LOC133675549 gene encoding beta-1,2-xylosyltransferase XYXT1-like isoform X1, with amino-acid sequence MMYDNLLTRSFSKHERKKLGYGALAACLLITLSFFIVLNPYLGPLPLLNFMLSTGDDQKLFAVNDTSSSLQMDKEIITINDASSSQEAVARDAEMVRNDKKLINDTGSSRQTVNEIVIKDSLIVNDTSSSQQIATDADAATMNEKIELRCNIMGRSEFCEIKGDIRIDGNSSTAFIVSSESDILTAENTSWSIRPYARKEALGEKDFARKWSVKLVTDRPDIPRCTRNHSVPAILFSVGGYSGNFFHAFTDIIVPLYSTAQPFNREVQFLITNRKSSWIAKFKTLLEALSRYEIIDIDDRHDMHCFQSLTIGLKGRNNKELSIDSSTSPYSMKDFTQFLRRWYSLKKITAAKIRDGDKRKPRLLIISRKRSRAFTNVGEIAELAESLSYQVIVAEPGPDVSGFAKIINSCDVVMGVHGAGLTNIVFLPENAILIQVVPFGRVEWASRVSFEDPAKDMNIRYLDYKIKVEESTLIQQYPADHVVLRDPSVIGKQGWLAFRSIYLDKQNVTLDVNRFRPTLVKALELLHQ; translated from the exons ATGATGTATGATAATTTACTTACCAGAAGCTTTAGCAAGCATGAGCGAAAGAAATTGGGGTATGGGGCGTTGGCTGCGTGCCTGCTCATTACGTTGAGTTTTTTCATCGTCTTGAACCCTTATTTGGGTCCTCTACCACTTT TGAATTTCATGCTATCAACGGGGGATGATCAGAAACTATTTGCTGTAAATGACACAAGTAGCTCTTTGCAAATGGACAAAG AAATTATTACAATCAATGATGCAAGCAGCTCTCAGGAGGCAGTAGCTAGGG ATGCAGAAATGGTTAGAAATGATAAGAAATTGATCAATGATACTGGCAGCTCCAGGCAAACAGTCAATG AAATTGTGATTAAAGATTCCCTGATTGTCAATGATACAAGTAGCTCTCAGCAAATAGCTACTG ATGCAGATGCTGCAACAATGAATGAAAAGATCGAGCTGCGCTGCAATATCATGGGAAGATCAGAGTTCTGCGAGATAAAAGGGGACATCAGGATTGATGGAAATTCCTCCACTGCTTTCATTGTCTCATCTGAATCCGATATCTTGACAGCAGAAAACACCTCATGGAGTATTAGGCCTTATGCGCGAAAAGAAGCTCTAGGGGAAAAGGATTTTGCTAGGAAATGGTCAGTAAAACTTGTAACTGATCGCCCAGATATCCCTCGATGCACTCGTAATCACAGTGTTCCTGCAATCCTTTTCTCTGTTGGGGGATATTCAGGAAACTTTTTCCATGCCTTCACTGATATAATTGTCCCACTTTACTCAACTGCTCAACCTTTTAATAGAGAAGTACAATTTCTCATTACCAACAGAAAATCTTCGTGGATTGCAAAGTTCAAAACATTATTGGAGGCACTGTCTAGATATGAGATCATAGACATCGATGACAGACATGATATGCATTGCTTCCAGAGCCTAACAATTGGCCTTAAAGGTCGAAACAACAAAGAGCTCAGTATCGATTCTTCCACCTCTCCATATTCTATGAAGGACTTTACGCAGTTTTTAAGAAGATGGTATTCCTTAAAGAAAATAACAGCAGCCAAAATCAGGGATGGCGATAAGAGAAAGCCTCGGCTTCTAATCATTTCAAGAAAGAGATCAAGAGCTTTCACAAATGTTGGTGAAATTGCTGAACTGGCAGAAAGCTTGAGCTACCAAGTAATTGTCGCAGAGCCTGGGCCAGATGTATCAGGATTTGCAAAAATCATCAACTCTTGTGATGTAGTGATGGGAGTTCATGGTGCTGGCCTAACCAACATTGTTTTCCTTCCTGAAAATGCAATCTTGATTCAAGTAGTTCCATTTGGAAGGGTAGAATGGGCGTCAAGAGTTTCCTTTGAAGACCCTGCAAAGGACATGAACATAAGGTACTTGGACTACAAAATTAAGGTAGAAGAGAGCACTTTGATACAGCAATACCCAGCCGACCATGTAGTTTTAAGGGATCCCTCTGTAATCGGGAAACAGGGTTGGTTGGCATTTCGTTCAATATACTTGGACAAGCAAAATGTAACGCTAGATGTGAATAGGTTTAGACCCACTTTGGTAAAAGCTTTAGAACTTTTGCATCAGTGA
- the LOC133675549 gene encoding alpha-1,3-arabinosyltransferase XAT2-like isoform X4: MTQVALCKWTKDAEIITINDASSSQEAVARDAEMVRNDKKLINDTGSSRQTVNEIVIKDSLIVNDTSSSQQIATDADAATMNEKIELRCNIMGRSEFCEIKGDIRIDGNSSTAFIVSSESDILTAENTSWSIRPYARKEALGEKDFARKWSVKLVTDRPDIPRCTRNHSVPAILFSVGGYSGNFFHAFTDIIVPLYSTAQPFNREVQFLITNRKSSWIAKFKTLLEALSRYEIIDIDDRHDMHCFQSLTIGLKGRNNKELSIDSSTSPYSMKDFTQFLRRWYSLKKITAAKIRDGDKRKPRLLIISRKRSRAFTNVGEIAELAESLSYQVIVAEPGPDVSGFAKIINSCDVVMGVHGAGLTNIVFLPENAILIQVVPFGRVEWASRVSFEDPAKDMNIRYLDYKIKVEESTLIQQYPADHVVLRDPSVIGKQGWLAFRSIYLDKQNVTLDVNRFRPTLVKALELLHQ; this comes from the exons ATGACACAAGTAGCTCTTTGCAAATGGACAAAG GATGCAGAAATTATTACAATCAATGATGCAAGCAGCTCTCAGGAGGCAGTAGCTAGGG ATGCAGAAATGGTTAGAAATGATAAGAAATTGATCAATGATACTGGCAGCTCCAGGCAAACAGTCAATG AAATTGTGATTAAAGATTCCCTGATTGTCAATGATACAAGTAGCTCTCAGCAAATAGCTACTG ATGCAGATGCTGCAACAATGAATGAAAAGATCGAGCTGCGCTGCAATATCATGGGAAGATCAGAGTTCTGCGAGATAAAAGGGGACATCAGGATTGATGGAAATTCCTCCACTGCTTTCATTGTCTCATCTGAATCCGATATCTTGACAGCAGAAAACACCTCATGGAGTATTAGGCCTTATGCGCGAAAAGAAGCTCTAGGGGAAAAGGATTTTGCTAGGAAATGGTCAGTAAAACTTGTAACTGATCGCCCAGATATCCCTCGATGCACTCGTAATCACAGTGTTCCTGCAATCCTTTTCTCTGTTGGGGGATATTCAGGAAACTTTTTCCATGCCTTCACTGATATAATTGTCCCACTTTACTCAACTGCTCAACCTTTTAATAGAGAAGTACAATTTCTCATTACCAACAGAAAATCTTCGTGGATTGCAAAGTTCAAAACATTATTGGAGGCACTGTCTAGATATGAGATCATAGACATCGATGACAGACATGATATGCATTGCTTCCAGAGCCTAACAATTGGCCTTAAAGGTCGAAACAACAAAGAGCTCAGTATCGATTCTTCCACCTCTCCATATTCTATGAAGGACTTTACGCAGTTTTTAAGAAGATGGTATTCCTTAAAGAAAATAACAGCAGCCAAAATCAGGGATGGCGATAAGAGAAAGCCTCGGCTTCTAATCATTTCAAGAAAGAGATCAAGAGCTTTCACAAATGTTGGTGAAATTGCTGAACTGGCAGAAAGCTTGAGCTACCAAGTAATTGTCGCAGAGCCTGGGCCAGATGTATCAGGATTTGCAAAAATCATCAACTCTTGTGATGTAGTGATGGGAGTTCATGGTGCTGGCCTAACCAACATTGTTTTCCTTCCTGAAAATGCAATCTTGATTCAAGTAGTTCCATTTGGAAGGGTAGAATGGGCGTCAAGAGTTTCCTTTGAAGACCCTGCAAAGGACATGAACATAAGGTACTTGGACTACAAAATTAAGGTAGAAGAGAGCACTTTGATACAGCAATACCCAGCCGACCATGTAGTTTTAAGGGATCCCTCTGTAATCGGGAAACAGGGTTGGTTGGCATTTCGTTCAATATACTTGGACAAGCAAAATGTAACGCTAGATGTGAATAGGTTTAGACCCACTTTGGTAAAAGCTTTAGAACTTTTGCATCAGTGA